The following DNA comes from Methanomassiliicoccales archaeon LGM-DZ1.
TACGTCTGTTACCGAAACGAATAATATTACAAATTCCGAAATTGTTTTAATTTATTGCGGATTTGATTGCAGGTCCAGCGACGTATCTGCATCCTAATGGAAAAGCCCATGATCTGTCCGCGGAGGGTGCTCCCGCTAAATACTGTGCACAGCATCAGTGACGCAGGCAGGGGCGGCCATGAACATCGGGCAGAGCATCTACGACCTCTTCGGAGGGAACGGCGAGATCGGAATCTTGATCTGCATATTCCTGATCTTCCTGCTGGATGCTCTTGTCATCCCTACGCTCCCGGAGCTCTTCTTCGTTATCGGATTCATGGCCGGTACAGAGTACACTGATGTCCCAATCCTGTTCGGATGCGAGCTCATAGCGGTGGCGGCGGCAGCCGAGCTGGTCGGCATATTCTCACTCTACTATGTCGTGAAGCACATCCGCATTCCGAAGAAGGTCGAGAAGGCCGTGGGGGCTTACACTGACTTCCTGGTCCTCGGCGACGAGCGTCTCCTGCTGCTGAACAGGGTGGCACCCATGATCCCGTTCGCCGGAGCGTTCATCTCCATCATGAAATGGAACCCTGCGAAATGCGCTTTCTACATCGTCCTCGGATGCGTCCTCAAGTTCGGAGTCATAATGCTGCTGAGCGACTTCTTCTACGGGTTCTTCGACAGCGGAAAGGCCCAGAGCTTCACGCTGATTATGATATTCACGGTCATAGGAGCAAGCATAGCCCTATCGCTGTACCTCAAAAAGAGGAACGGGATAGGCATCGGCAAAGACCCAGACGCCTGAAGCAAAGGGATCCGGGGCTGAGCGACCCTATAAATAAATGCGGAAATTAGGGGTCGATGGGGATATCTTTGGCAGGATCGTGCACAGTAGTCATCCCGACATACAACGAGAAAGGGAACGTCGTGAAGATGGCAGAGGCCATCAGGAAGGCGTATCCGGAATTCAAGATCCTGTTCATGGATGACAACTCCGATGACGGCACCATAGATCTGGTCAGGGGCCTGAACGACCCCCTGACCGAGATCCGGCCCAGGAAATAGCCCAGAGGGCTTGCGGCCTCGGTAATGGAGGGGTTCTATCTCGCCGACACCGATTACGCCCTCTGCATGGACTGCGATTTCCAGCATCCCGTAGAGGTCCTGAAGGACATCGTCAGCGAGATGGACAAAGGCGCGGACCTCTGTGTCGGAGTGAGGAACAGCAGGATGTCCATGGGATTCGTCCGTGCGTTCGGTTCCGAGGCCGTGGAGGCCTTCTGCAAGATCTTCTTCCGCATCCACGGGAAGCAGACGACCAAGGACATGATGTCCGGCCTGTTCGCTGTCCGCTGCAGCGAGTTCCATGATGTCATCGCAGGATGCTGGGACAAGTTCGAGTACAGGGGCTGGAAGGTTCTCATGGACCTCATGAAGTACGAGACCCACGACGTGAAGGTCGCCTATGTCAGGTATGATTTCGGCAAGCGGGCCGAGGGAGATTCGCACCTGAACCCCAAGGTCGCGGTCATGACCCTGCATCAGCTGTGGGGCTTCGGGAAATGGTGCTCGCGCATCCTCGCCAGGCTGTACCGCATCGATTATTACGAGATGTACCCGGACGAGGCCAAAGAGAAGAAGAAGACCGGCAAGAAAAAGTGATTTTCTCTTTCCCAGAAAACTTTCCGCAGTTCCCTGCAGGGATCCCGCATATCCCAATTATCGAAAAATAACGGAGGGCATGAGCCCTCCTTCTGAAGTTTCAGTTCACGTAGTCGAGCCAGGCGTCGTACTTGGGGTCCCTGCCGTTCGCGATGTCGCTGAACTTGGCATGGATCTTCTGGGAGACCTCTCCGGGCTTCCCGTCCCCGACGGTGCGTCCGTCGATGCTGGTGACGGGGGCGACCTCGGCCGCGGTCCCGGTGAGCCAGACCTCGTCGGCGGTGGTCAGCTGGAACCTGGTGACAGGGCACTCGCAGACCTCGTAGCCGAGGTCCTTGGCAATTTGGATGATGGACGCGCGGGTGACTCCCTGGAGGATGCCCTCGGCCGCGGACGGGGTGTAGACCTTGCCGAACTTGTACATGAAGATGTTCTCGCCGGTGCACTCGGCAACGTGCCCCTGCCTGTTCAGCATGACGGCCTCGTTGGCGCCCTGGCGGATGGCCTCCCTCTTGGCGAGGCAGCTGGCGACGTAGGACCCGTTGACCTTGGCTCCCGCCGGGCCGCAGAGGTAGTCGGGCCTCTGCCACGAAGAGGTGATCAGCTTGATGCCGGCGTCGGCGTTCTTGCCGAGGTAGGCGCCCATGTTGATGCAGGTGATGGCGAACGAAGCGGGGACGCCGACGGGGTTCAGGCCGACCTCCTCTCCGGAGAGGAAGACGCAGGGCTTGACGTAGTCGACGTTCTTGTTGGCGCGGACGGCCTCCTTGATGGCGTCCATGACCATCTGGTAGGTGTACTCCTTCCCCTCGAAGACGAGGTCGATGCCCATGAGCTTGCAGCCGTCGACCAGCCTCCTGGCGTGGTCCTTGAGCCTGAAGATGGCGGGGCCCTTGGGGGTGTTGTAGACCCTGATGCCCTCGAAGACGCCGGTACCGTAGTTGAGGGCATGGGCGAGGACGTGGACCTTGGCATCCGCCCACTTGACAAGCTTTC
Coding sequences within:
- a CDS encoding branched-chain amino acid transaminase; the protein is MEKCEYIWMNGKLVKWADAKVHVLAHALNYGTGVFEGIRVYNTPKGPAIFRLKDHARRLVDGCKLMGIDLVFEGKEYTYQMVMDAIKEAVRANKNVDYVKPCVFLSGEEVGLNPVGVPASFAITCINMGAYLGKNADAGIKLITSSWQRPDYLCGPAGAKVNGSYVASCLAKREAIRQGANEAVMLNRQGHVAECTGENIFMYKFGKVYTPSAAEGILQGVTRASIIQIAKDLGYEVCECPVTRFQLTTADEVWLTGTAAEVAPVTSIDGRTVGDGKPGEVSQKIHAKFSDIANGRDPKYDAWLDYVN